A portion of the Vibrio coralliirubri genome contains these proteins:
- the fadB gene encoding fatty acid oxidation complex subunit alpha FadB, which yields MIYQANTLQVKELQDGIAELSFCAPASVNKLDLATLESLDKALDALNAHAGLRGLILTSNKDAFIVGADITEFLGLFAKPEAELDEWLRFANSIFSKLEDLPVPTLSMMRGHALGGGCECVLATDFRIGDKTTSIGLPETKLGIMPGFGGCVRLPRVIGADSAMEIITQGKACRADEALKVGLLDAIVETDQLLESAINTVSLAANEKLDWQLRRKQKTSALSLSKLEAMMSFTMAKGLVAQKAGPHYPAPITSVIAIEEAARSDRDAALDIERKHFVKLAKSEEAKALVGLFLNDQYIKGLAKQAGKSANKATERAAVLGAGIMGGGIAYQSALKGVPVMMKDIAQASLDLGMNEASKLLNKRLSRGRLDGFKMAGILSSITPSLHYAGVEQSDVIVEAVVENPKVKAAVLSEVEGLVGEDTVLTSNTSTIPINLLAKSLKRPENFCGMHFFNPVHRMPLVEIIRGEHTSEETINRVVAYAAKMGKSPIVVNDCPGFFVNRVLFPYFGGFSMLLRDGADFTKIDKVMERKFGWPMGPAYLLDVVGLDTAHHAQAVMAQGFPERMGKQGRDAIDALYVAEKYGQKNGSGFYTYSVDKRGRPKKTFSEDILPILADVCQQPQDFDDQTIIQRVMIPMINEVVLCLEEGIIATPQEADMALVYGLGFPPFRGGVFRYLDSVGIGNFVEIAKGYQDLGAMYQVPQLLLDMAAKGESFYDSQQASSL from the coding sequence ATGATTTACCAAGCTAACACCCTACAGGTAAAGGAATTACAAGATGGTATTGCGGAATTAAGCTTCTGTGCACCAGCCTCTGTAAACAAACTCGACCTTGCTACTTTAGAATCACTAGATAAAGCGTTAGATGCTCTTAATGCTCACGCAGGATTACGTGGTTTAATCTTAACTTCAAACAAAGACGCGTTCATTGTAGGCGCAGACATCACTGAATTTCTTGGCCTATTTGCTAAGCCAGAAGCAGAACTTGATGAATGGTTAAGATTCGCTAATTCAATCTTCAGCAAGCTCGAAGACCTTCCTGTCCCAACTCTTTCAATGATGCGTGGCCATGCCCTTGGCGGCGGCTGTGAATGTGTACTCGCTACTGATTTCCGTATCGGTGACAAGACCACCAGCATTGGCCTACCTGAAACCAAACTTGGCATCATGCCTGGTTTTGGTGGTTGTGTGCGCCTACCTCGTGTTATCGGTGCTGACAGCGCAATGGAAATTATCACGCAAGGCAAAGCATGCCGTGCAGATGAAGCGCTTAAAGTTGGCTTGTTAGATGCGATTGTTGAAACAGACCAGTTACTAGAATCGGCAATCAACACCGTTTCACTGGCTGCTAATGAAAAATTAGACTGGCAATTACGCCGTAAACAAAAAACATCAGCGCTTTCACTAAGCAAACTCGAAGCGATGATGAGCTTTACCATGGCTAAAGGCTTAGTGGCTCAAAAAGCAGGGCCTCACTACCCAGCTCCGATTACTTCTGTGATTGCGATTGAAGAAGCAGCACGTAGCGATCGCGATGCAGCACTCGACATCGAACGTAAACACTTCGTTAAGCTAGCAAAATCTGAAGAAGCGAAAGCACTGGTTGGCCTGTTCTTAAATGACCAATACATTAAAGGCTTAGCAAAACAGGCTGGTAAATCTGCGAATAAAGCGACTGAACGCGCAGCAGTACTTGGTGCTGGCATCATGGGCGGCGGTATTGCTTACCAGTCTGCATTGAAAGGCGTGCCAGTGATGATGAAAGACATCGCACAGGCATCTCTTGATCTTGGTATGAACGAAGCGTCTAAGCTGTTGAATAAACGCTTATCACGCGGTCGCCTAGATGGATTCAAGATGGCAGGTATTCTGTCTTCTATTACTCCAAGTTTGCATTATGCAGGTGTTGAGCAATCAGATGTGATTGTAGAAGCCGTTGTAGAAAACCCTAAAGTAAAAGCAGCAGTGCTGAGTGAAGTTGAAGGTCTCGTGGGTGAAGACACCGTTCTTACATCAAACACCTCAACGATTCCGATCAACCTGCTAGCAAAATCTCTAAAACGCCCAGAAAACTTCTGTGGCATGCACTTCTTTAACCCAGTACACCGCATGCCTTTGGTTGAGATCATCCGTGGCGAGCATACTTCAGAAGAAACCATTAATCGCGTAGTCGCTTACGCAGCGAAGATGGGCAAATCCCCTATCGTTGTTAACGACTGCCCAGGCTTCTTCGTTAACCGTGTACTTTTCCCTTACTTTGGCGGTTTCAGCATGTTGCTACGTGACGGCGCTGACTTCACCAAGATCGATAAAGTGATGGAGCGTAAGTTCGGTTGGCCGATGGGCCCTGCATACTTGCTAGACGTTGTGGGCCTAGATACAGCACACCACGCACAAGCAGTAATGGCGCAAGGTTTCCCTGAGCGTATGGGTAAACAAGGTCGTGATGCGATTGACGCGCTTTATGTTGCTGAAAAATACGGCCAGAAGAACGGCAGCGGTTTCTACACATACAGCGTAGACAAACGCGGTCGTCCTAAGAAGACCTTCTCTGAAGACATTCTTCCTATCTTGGCTGACGTATGCCAACAGCCACAAGACTTTGATGACCAGACCATTATCCAACGTGTGATGATTCCAATGATCAACGAAGTAGTACTTTGTCTAGAAGAAGGCATCATCGCGACACCGCAAGAAGCGGATATGGCACTGGTTTACGGTTTAGGCTTCCCTCCATTCCGAGGCGGCGTATTCCGCTACTTAGACAGTGTGGGTATTGGTAACTTCGTTGAAATAGCGAAAGGCTACCAAGACTTAGGTGCAATGTACCAAGTTCCTCAACTATTGCTTGATATGGCAGCGAAGGGCGAAAGCTTTTACGACAGCCAACAAGCCAGTTCTCTGTAA